In Bacillota bacterium, a single genomic region encodes these proteins:
- the secA gene encoding preprotein translocase subunit SecA — MFKMFKGLLTGDDAREIKRLMRIVEQVNGLESKFEAINTDSLPAVTGEFRERLEKGEKLDALLPEAFALVREGAKRALGQRHFDVQVLGGIVLHQGRIAEMKTGEGKTLVATMPAYLNALPGKGVHVVTVNDYLATRDSEWMGQIYKLLGLSVGLVVHGQEPGERREAYQADITYGTNNEFGFDYLRDNMVLYKDRLVQRPLNYAIIDEVDSILVDEARTPLIISGSVDQDTSRYYRYARIVPRLKPEEDYTVDEKARTVTLTEEGVSRVEEALNVENLFDHENMEVSHHVNQALRAHVLMKRDKDYVVKDGQVIIVDEFTGRLMFGRRYSNGLHQAIEAKENVKIERESQTLASITLQNYFRMYKKLAGMTGTAKTEEEEFRKIYGMDVLVIPTNKPMIRRDMSDVVYRSKPGKYRAVVEEIANRHASGQPVLVGTIAIEDSEYLSKMLSKKGVPHNVLNAKHHEREAEIIADAGQRGTVTIATNMAGRGTDIVLGEGVPDLGGLHILGTERHESRRIDNQLRGRAGRQGDPGSSQFYISLEDDLMRLFGSDRFKGILEKMGMDDDMPIDHPLLSRGIETAQKRVESRNFDIRKHVLEYDDVLNNQREVIYKQRRQILEGEDLKPQVLKMMDEVIEGAVDTWASNDVYQEEYDLKGLLEFANNSFLLPQTVSEKDLDGLHRDEILELFKQKARELYAHKEKSLGEDVMRELERVVVLRTVDSKWMEQLDAMDDLRQGINLRAFGQKDPLTEYKFEAYDMFNNMIQSIQEEVARLILRVQLATRPERRSVATANPTPPNDGTAVHGPKQAKSKKVGRNDPCPCGSGKKYKRCCGAN; from the coding sequence ATGTTCAAGATGTTCAAGGGCTTGTTGACCGGGGATGATGCCCGGGAGATCAAGCGCCTGATGCGGATTGTGGAACAGGTGAACGGGCTGGAAAGCAAGTTTGAGGCGATAAATACTGACAGTTTGCCGGCTGTGACCGGCGAGTTTCGGGAGCGGCTGGAAAAGGGTGAAAAGCTCGATGCGTTGTTGCCCGAGGCCTTTGCTCTGGTCAGGGAGGGCGCCAAGCGGGCTCTGGGCCAACGGCATTTCGACGTGCAGGTCCTGGGCGGCATCGTTTTGCACCAGGGGCGGATTGCCGAGATGAAAACCGGTGAGGGCAAGACCTTGGTGGCGACAATGCCTGCCTATCTCAACGCCCTGCCCGGCAAGGGTGTGCACGTGGTTACTGTCAACGATTATCTGGCCACCCGGGACAGTGAGTGGATGGGCCAGATATACAAGCTCCTGGGCCTGAGTGTAGGCCTGGTCGTTCATGGTCAGGAACCCGGAGAGCGCCGGGAGGCCTACCAGGCAGACATTACATACGGGACAAATAACGAGTTTGGCTTCGATTACCTCCGCGACAATATGGTGCTTTATAAGGACCGGCTGGTGCAGCGGCCGCTGAATTATGCAATTATCGACGAAGTGGACAGCATCCTGGTGGATGAGGCCCGGACACCGTTGATTATCTCCGGCTCAGTGGATCAGGATACCAGCCGCTATTACCGTTATGCCCGGATTGTGCCACGGTTGAAGCCGGAAGAGGACTACACGGTGGACGAGAAAGCCCGCACCGTCACCCTGACCGAAGAAGGGGTGAGCCGGGTAGAGGAAGCCCTGAATGTGGAGAACCTCTTTGACCACGAGAATATGGAAGTTTCTCACCATGTGAATCAGGCCCTGCGGGCCCATGTCCTGATGAAGCGGGACAAGGATTATGTGGTCAAAGACGGCCAGGTAATTATCGTCGACGAGTTCACGGGCCGGTTGATGTTCGGTCGCCGCTATTCCAACGGCTTGCACCAGGCGATTGAAGCCAAGGAAAATGTGAAGATTGAGCGGGAAAGCCAGACTCTGGCCAGTATAACTCTGCAAAACTACTTCCGGATGTATAAGAAACTGGCCGGTATGACTGGTACCGCCAAGACCGAGGAAGAGGAATTCCGGAAAATTTACGGCATGGATGTGTTGGTGATTCCCACCAACAAGCCGATGATCCGTAGAGATATGTCCGATGTGGTTTACCGCTCCAAGCCCGGAAAATACCGGGCTGTTGTGGAAGAGATTGCCAACCGCCATGCCAGCGGCCAGCCGGTGCTGGTGGGGACTATTGCCATCGAAGACTCCGAGTACTTGAGTAAGATGCTGAGCAAGAAGGGCGTACCCCATAATGTGTTAAACGCCAAGCATCATGAGCGGGAGGCGGAAATCATCGCCGATGCTGGGCAGAGGGGCACGGTGACGATTGCCACCAACATGGCCGGTCGGGGGACCGACATCGTCCTGGGCGAAGGCGTGCCCGATTTGGGCGGCTTGCATATCCTGGGCACCGAGCGGCATGAGTCCCGCCGGATTGACAATCAGTTGCGGGGCCGGGCCGGACGGCAGGGCGACCCCGGTTCCAGTCAATTTTACATTTCCCTGGAAGATGATTTGATGCGCCTCTTTGGTTCCGACCGCTTTAAGGGCATACTGGAGAAAATGGGGATGGATGACGATATGCCCATCGACCATCCGCTGCTCTCCCGGGGAATTGAGACTGCCCAGAAGCGGGTGGAATCCCGAAACTTTGATATCCGCAAGCATGTTCTGGAATATGACGATGTGCTCAACAATCAGCGGGAGGTCATATACAAGCAGCGTCGTCAGATTCTCGAAGGTGAGGATCTCAAGCCCCAGGTCCTGAAGATGATGGACGAAGTGATTGAAGGCGCGGTTGACACCTGGGCCAGCAATGATGTCTATCAGGAAGAGTATGATCTCAAGGGTTTGCTGGAGTTTGCCAACAACAGCTTCCTGCTGCCCCAAACCGTCAGCGAGAAGGATCTAGACGGTCTGCACCGGGATGAGATTCTAGAGCTCTTTAAACAGAAGGCCCGGGAGCTCTATGCGCACAAGGAGAAGAGCCTGGGCGAGGATGTTATGCGGGAGCTGGAGCGGGTTGTGGTACTGCGCACTGTGGACAGCAAGTGGATGGAGCAGCTGGACGCAATGGACGATCTGCGCCAGGGTATCAACTTGCGGGCCTTTGGGCAGAAAGACCCGCTGACCGAATACAAGTTTGAGGCCTACGACATGTTCAACAACATGATCCAAAGCATTCAGGAGGAAGTCGCCCGTCTGATTCTCCGGGTCCAGCTTGCCACTCGGCCTGAGCGGCGTTCGGTGGCCACGGCCAATCCGACACCGCCCAACGACGGGACTGCGGTTCACGGACCCAAGCAGGCGAAATCCAAGAAGGTTGGTCGTAATGACCCCTGCCCCTGTGGCAGTGGCAAAAAATATAAGCGCTGTTGTGGCGCCAATTAG
- a CDS encoding transketolase, whose protein sequence is MTEYAHLAAIARRIRRHIVTMVTEAASGHPGGSLSAVEILTALYFQVMKVDPDRPRWAERDLFVLSKGHASPVLYATLAEREFFPAEDLLSFRKVGSCLQGHPDCKAIPGVDMTSGSLGQGLSVANGMAMAARLDKADKWVYALMGDGELQEGQIWEAAMTSAHYGLDNLIAFVDYNGLQIDGDVQDVMNPLPIKEKFEAFNWHVQEIDGHDFGEIFAAIDIAKAAVGKPSLIVARTVKGKGVSFMENEAGWHGSAPSREQLAQALADLEVE, encoded by the coding sequence GTGACCGAATACGCGCATCTGGCGGCTATTGCCCGCCGCATCCGCCGACATATCGTAACCATGGTTACCGAAGCGGCGTCAGGACATCCCGGCGGTTCTTTGTCGGCGGTGGAGATTCTCACAGCTCTCTATTTCCAAGTGATGAAAGTTGACCCTGATCGGCCTCGCTGGGCTGAGCGGGATTTGTTTGTGCTCAGCAAGGGCCATGCCTCGCCGGTCTTGTATGCTACCCTGGCGGAGCGTGAATTTTTCCCCGCAGAAGATCTCTTAAGCTTCCGCAAAGTGGGCAGCTGCCTGCAAGGCCATCCCGACTGTAAGGCGATTCCCGGCGTCGATATGACCAGCGGCTCCTTGGGCCAGGGGTTGAGTGTCGCCAATGGCATGGCGATGGCCGCCCGCTTGGACAAAGCCGATAAATGGGTCTACGCTCTTATGGGCGACGGCGAGCTGCAGGAAGGCCAAATCTGGGAGGCGGCGATGACCAGCGCCCACTATGGCCTGGACAATTTAATTGCGTTTGTCGATTATAACGGTCTGCAGATTGACGGTGATGTTCAGGATGTAATGAACCCGCTGCCAATCAAGGAGAAGTTTGAGGCCTTCAACTGGCATGTCCAGGAGATTGACGGCCATGATTTTGGCGAAATTTTCGCCGCTATTGATATCGCCAAAGCCGCGGTGGGTAAGCCCTCCCTGATTGTTGCCCGCACTGTCAAGGGCAAGGGCGTGTCGTTTATGGAAAATGAAGCCGGCTGGCATGGGAGTGCTCCCAGCCGCGAACAACTGGCCCAGGCCCTGGCTGATTTGGAGGTGGAATAA
- a CDS encoding YitT family protein, producing the protein MTILARLKRIRLPRFREVVGIALGCAVVALSLNLLLVPAQIAPGGVSGLAVVLYHLFGLPVSVVLLVVNIPLFVLSWFVQGSRFGINTLLGSLLLPLFVELTAGLSPVTGDLLLNGIYGGIVMGIGIGIVFRAHGSTGGTALTAQMLSKYTGFTVGQILLGIDFVVVALAGFVFDAELAMYALIALMVCTRVIDLVQQGLRNAKAAFIISANPRVIAQTIHEELQRGATILDGHGAWSGRELEVLLCVVNSAEITRLKTVISRIDPQAFVIVTDIQEVQGEGFSK; encoded by the coding sequence ATGACGATACTCGCTAGATTGAAGCGAATTCGCCTGCCCCGTTTCCGGGAAGTTGTGGGCATCGCTCTGGGTTGTGCTGTTGTTGCCCTCAGCTTAAACCTGCTGCTGGTGCCGGCGCAGATTGCCCCCGGCGGCGTCAGTGGACTGGCGGTTGTTCTCTACCACTTGTTTGGACTGCCGGTGAGCGTGGTTTTGCTGGTGGTAAATATTCCTTTATTTGTCCTGTCCTGGTTTGTCCAGGGCTCGCGCTTCGGCATCAATACATTGCTGGGCTCGCTTTTATTGCCGTTGTTTGTCGAACTGACGGCGGGTCTTTCGCCGGTCACCGGCGACTTGTTGTTGAACGGCATCTACGGCGGGATTGTCATGGGCATCGGCATCGGTATTGTGTTCCGGGCCCATGGCAGCACCGGCGGCACCGCCTTGACGGCGCAAATGCTCAGCAAGTATACTGGGTTTACAGTCGGCCAGATTTTGCTGGGCATTGACTTTGTGGTGGTGGCCCTGGCGGGATTTGTCTTTGACGCCGAACTGGCGATGTATGCGCTGATTGCCCTGATGGTCTGCACCCGGGTTATCGACCTGGTGCAGCAGGGCCTGCGTAACGCAAAGGCAGCGTTTATTATCAGTGCCAACCCGCGGGTGATTGCCCAGACGATACATGAGGAGTTGCAGCGGGGAGCGACCATTTTGGACGGCCACGGCGCCTGGAGCGGCCGTGAGCTGGAAGTGCTTCTCTGTGTTGTCAACTCGGCGGAGATCACCCGTCTTAAGACCGTGATTAGCCGCATTGACCCCCAGGCGTTTGTAATTGTAACTGATATTCAGGAAGTTCAGGGTGAAGGATTTAGCAAATAA
- a CDS encoding transketolase family protein: protein MGKIATRDAYGKALAALGEKREDIVVLDADLSKSTKTANFAAAFPERFFNIGIAETDMMATAAGLAAGGKLPFASTFAVFAAGRAYDQIRASIAYPNLNVKIAATHAGLTVGEDGATHQMNEDIALMRVLPNMTVVVPADGPEASAATRAVAEHHGPAYLRLGRPGVPVVNGEDYKFELGKGVLLRDGDDVVIFACGYMVHQALEAAALLADEGVSAAVVNIHTIKPLDRELVVKMARRCGRVVTAEEHSIYGGLGSAIAEVLSEEHPTKITRIGVRDVFGESGKPAELMEKYGLTAAAIAKAAK from the coding sequence ATGGGCAAAATTGCAACCCGTGATGCCTATGGCAAGGCCCTGGCCGCCCTGGGCGAAAAGCGGGAGGATATCGTTGTATTAGACGCTGACCTTTCGAAATCCACCAAAACGGCAAATTTCGCCGCCGCATTTCCCGAGCGTTTCTTTAACATCGGGATTGCTGAGACAGATATGATGGCCACCGCTGCCGGCCTGGCCGCAGGTGGAAAGCTGCCATTCGCCAGCACGTTTGCAGTATTCGCCGCCGGCCGCGCCTACGATCAGATCAGGGCTTCGATCGCCTACCCGAATCTGAATGTGAAGATTGCCGCCACCCACGCCGGCCTTACTGTCGGTGAGGACGGCGCTACCCATCAAATGAACGAGGACATCGCCCTGATGCGGGTGCTGCCCAATATGACGGTAGTTGTGCCCGCCGATGGTCCCGAGGCGTCTGCCGCTACCCGCGCTGTGGCCGAACACCACGGCCCTGCCTACCTGCGTCTGGGCCGCCCCGGCGTGCCGGTGGTCAACGGCGAAGATTATAAGTTTGAGCTGGGCAAGGGTGTGCTGCTCAGGGACGGCGATGACGTGGTAATCTTTGCCTGCGGCTATATGGTGCATCAGGCCCTGGAAGCGGCAGCGCTGCTGGCCGATGAAGGAGTAAGTGCCGCTGTGGTCAACATTCATACCATCAAGCCCCTAGATCGTGAGTTGGTGGTGAAGATGGCCCGCCGTTGCGGCCGGGTAGTCACAGCTGAGGAACATAGCATTTACGGCGGTTTGGGCAGCGCCATCGCCGAAGTGCTCAGCGAAGAACATCCAACGAAAATAACCCGGATCGGTGTCCGGGATGTGTTTGGCGAATCGGGCAAGCCAGCTGAGTTGATGGAGAAATACGGCCTAACCGCCGCCGCAATCGCCAAAGCCGCGAAGTAG
- a CDS encoding class I SAM-dependent methyltransferase: MAYHKKTAQYYDYFVDKRDLPYFRRLMLQLGGPVLVPGCGTGRVVFDLISAGLEVVGVDNSPYMLDVARDKHDRSGPTIKGRLELVEADMVDMPLRRTFASALVAGGSFAHLLTLADQVSCLVSINRLLDSGGKLVLDLFPPDMTLLTDGATVSKVVHIDGGVSILRTIHRQSDLNLQRCNLTVIYEQYKGNVLVERVLDELAISLLFPREVQLLLEHTGFKVEKISGDLQGGSFSATSKRMIVVASKHDDTR, encoded by the coding sequence GTGGCCTATCATAAGAAGACTGCCCAGTACTATGATTATTTTGTGGATAAACGGGATTTACCGTATTTTCGCCGCCTGATGCTGCAATTGGGCGGCCCTGTTTTGGTGCCGGGCTGCGGCACCGGCCGGGTAGTGTTTGATCTTATCAGCGCTGGGCTGGAGGTGGTGGGTGTTGATAACTCACCATATATGCTGGATGTGGCCCGGGACAAGCATGACCGCTCGGGCCCGACCATTAAAGGACGTCTGGAACTGGTGGAGGCGGACATGGTGGACATGCCGCTGCGTCGGACTTTTGCCAGTGCCCTGGTGGCGGGGGGCAGCTTTGCCCATTTGCTCACCCTAGCGGACCAGGTCAGTTGTCTTGTGAGCATCAACCGCTTGCTGGATTCTGGCGGCAAATTGGTTCTGGATCTGTTTCCGCCGGATATGACCTTGCTTACGGACGGAGCCACCGTTAGCAAAGTGGTCCACATTGATGGCGGGGTTTCGATTCTCAGAACTATACATCGACAGAGTGATCTTAATCTACAACGGTGTAATTTGACCGTTATTTACGAACAATACAAAGGCAATGTGCTGGTGGAGAGGGTGCTGGATGAGTTGGCAATCAGTCTGCTCTTTCCCCGGGAGGTGCAATTACTTTTGGAACATACTGGCTTCAAGGTAGAAAAAATCAGCGGCGATTTGCAGGGCGGAAGCTTTTCCGCGACCAGCAAGCGCATGATTGTGGTGGCAAGTAAGCATGACGATACTCGCTAG
- the prfB gene encoding peptide chain release factor 2 (programmed frameshift): protein MGVSLEVAAKAKDLAALEEIMGAPDFWNDTESAQKTIGQANALKQITEPYAAVRRECGELLELAELAQAEDSTDLVKDISAGLVQVKKQLSDLELAQLLGEKYDPHNAIIAIHPGAGGLESQDWAEMLMRMYTRWAEKRGFAVEILDYLPDVEAGIKSVTLLVKGSYAYGYLKAEKGVHRLVRISPFDSSGRRHTSFASLDVLPEVDDDAEIEVNTDDLRVDTYRASGAGGQHVNKTDSAVRITHLPTGIVVQCQNERSQHSNRLAAMKILRARLAERQRQEQEEELAKLRGEQREIGWGSQIRSYVFHPYSLVKDHRTNTEVGNANAVLDGDLDSFIDAWLRWQAGADREV from the exons ATGGGCGTCTCCCTT GAAGTAGCTGCCAAAGCTAAGGATTTGGCGGCCCTGGAAGAAATCATGGGCGCGCCGGATTTCTGGAACGATACTGAGTCGGCCCAGAAGACCATTGGCCAGGCCAATGCCCTCAAGCAGATAACCGAGCCCTATGCCGCTGTGCGGCGGGAGTGCGGAGAGCTCCTGGAGTTGGCCGAATTGGCCCAAGCTGAGGACAGCACGGATTTGGTAAAGGACATCAGCGCCGGGCTGGTCCAAGTAAAGAAGCAGCTTAGTGATTTGGAACTGGCCCAACTTCTGGGCGAAAAGTATGACCCCCACAATGCCATCATTGCCATCCATCCTGGCGCCGGCGGTCTGGAATCCCAGGACTGGGCCGAGATGCTGATGCGCATGTACACCCGCTGGGCAGAGAAACGGGGCTTTGCTGTGGAAATTTTAGATTATCTGCCGGATGTGGAAGCGGGTATCAAGAGTGTGACTTTGTTGGTCAAGGGCAGTTACGCCTATGGTTATCTGAAGGCGGAAAAGGGTGTGCATCGCTTGGTGCGCATTTCTCCCTTTGATTCCTCCGGACGGAGGCACACATCCTTTGCCTCGCTGGACGTGCTGCCGGAAGTGGATGATGACGCTGAAATCGAAGTGAACACCGATGATTTGCGGGTGGACACGTACCGAGCCAGCGGCGCCGGCGGCCAGCACGTGAACAAGACCGATTCGGCGGTGCGGATTACCCACCTGCCCACCGGAATTGTCGTCCAATGTCAGAATGAGCGCTCCCAGCACTCCAACCGCCTGGCGGCAATGAAGATTCTGCGGGCGCGGTTGGCGGAGAGGCAGCGCCAGGAGCAGGAGGAGGAGCTGGCCAAGTTGCGGGGCGAGCAGCGGGAGATTGGCTGGGGCAGTCAAATCCGCTCCTATGTATTCCATCCCTACAGCCTGGTCAAAGACCATCGCACCAACACCGAGGTTGGCAATGCCAATGCGGTGTTGGACGGCGATCTGGACAGCTTTATCGATGCCTGGCTGCGCTGGCAGGCCGGGGCTGACAGGGAGGTGTAG